Proteins encoded within one genomic window of Quadrisphaera setariae:
- a CDS encoding helix-turn-helix domain-containing protein → MADATATGAGDLDGVLDAVGPRLKALRLQRGTTLAQLGEATGISVSTLSRLESGQRRPTLELLLPLAQAHRVALDELVGAPATGDPRVHLRPQRAHGRTVVPLTRQPGGLQAWKIVMPPEPGRTPEGDGLKVHEGWEWFYVLAGKIRLVLGEHDVVLREGEVAEFDTRTPHWFSNPGPAPAEVLSLFGPQGERMHVKARTRRD, encoded by the coding sequence GTGGCTGACGCGACCGCCACCGGGGCCGGCGACCTCGACGGCGTCCTCGACGCCGTCGGTCCGCGCCTCAAGGCGCTGCGCCTGCAGCGCGGCACCACCCTCGCGCAGCTGGGTGAGGCCACGGGCATCTCCGTGAGCACGCTCAGCCGCCTGGAGTCGGGTCAGCGCCGCCCCACCCTCGAGCTGCTGCTGCCGCTGGCGCAGGCGCACCGGGTGGCGCTCGACGAGCTGGTCGGCGCGCCCGCCACCGGCGACCCGCGCGTGCACCTGCGGCCGCAGCGCGCGCACGGCCGCACGGTGGTGCCGCTGACGCGCCAGCCGGGCGGGTTGCAGGCGTGGAAGATCGTCATGCCGCCCGAGCCCGGCCGCACCCCTGAGGGTGACGGGCTGAAGGTGCACGAGGGCTGGGAGTGGTTCTACGTGCTGGCCGGGAAGATCCGGCTGGTGCTCGGCGAGCACGACGTGGTGCTCCGCGAGGGCGAGGTCGCCGAGTTCGACACCCGGACGCCGCACTGGTTCTCCAACCCCGGGCCGGCGCCCGCGGAGGTCCTCAGCCTCTTCGGCCCGCAGGGGGAGCGGATGCACGTCAAGGCCCGGACCCGCCGCGACTGA
- a CDS encoding YciI family protein: protein MAVFVVTYSYTADAEHRSAVRPTHRGWLGTLPNLLVSGPTDDDGAVLVFEGASAAEVDAVVDQDPFVTDGGIVAERRTVEWTVVGGSLKDAFPTS, encoded by the coding sequence ATGGCCGTCTTCGTGGTGACGTACTCGTACACAGCTGACGCGGAGCACCGCAGCGCGGTGCGCCCGACCCACCGGGGGTGGCTCGGCACGCTGCCGAACCTGCTCGTCTCCGGGCCGACGGACGACGACGGCGCGGTGCTCGTCTTCGAGGGCGCGTCCGCCGCCGAGGTCGACGCGGTCGTCGACCAGGACCCGTTCGTCACCGACGGCGGCATCGTCGCCGAGCGCCGCACCGTCGAGTGGACCGTGGTCGGCGGCAGCCTGAAGGACGCCTTCCCGACCTCCTGA
- a CDS encoding FAD-dependent oxidoreductase, with product MTSAPPLGQLDDQYDAVVVGGGAAGLAGAVALARMRRRVLVVDAGQPRNAPADGVHNLLAREGTPPLDLLAAGRAELRGYGGAVVDGRVTSLQRSSDDGAPLRFAVALEDGRTTTARRLLLAHSGTDVLPDVPGLRELWGSRVLHCPFCHGWEVRGRAVAVLSTGPMTAHAATLWRSVADRVVVLSHTGPDVTAEQRQELEAAGVEFVDGEVVSLEPVGHGDDGDVRVRLASGAELEVAAVVAASRVRVDTSLTGQLGVAVADVEVMGTVAATGAVTVDPTGLTSAPGVWAAGNAAAPMAVVPAVTAAGMQAGAAMTMDLAREDVAAALLLQGAAR from the coding sequence ATGACCTCAGCACCTCCCCTCGGACAGCTGGACGACCAGTACGACGCGGTGGTGGTCGGTGGCGGCGCCGCCGGCCTCGCCGGCGCGGTCGCCCTGGCGCGGATGCGCCGCCGCGTGCTCGTGGTGGACGCCGGCCAGCCGCGCAACGCCCCGGCCGACGGCGTCCACAACCTCCTCGCGCGCGAGGGCACCCCGCCGCTCGACCTGCTCGCCGCAGGACGGGCGGAGCTGCGCGGCTACGGCGGTGCGGTGGTCGACGGCCGGGTGACCTCCCTGCAGCGCAGCAGCGACGACGGTGCGCCGCTGCGCTTCGCCGTCGCCCTCGAGGACGGCCGGACGACGACGGCGCGCCGCCTGCTCCTGGCCCACAGCGGCACCGACGTGCTGCCGGACGTGCCGGGCCTGCGGGAGCTGTGGGGCAGCCGCGTGCTGCACTGCCCGTTCTGCCACGGGTGGGAGGTGCGCGGCCGCGCGGTGGCGGTGCTGAGCACGGGCCCGATGACCGCGCACGCGGCGACGCTGTGGCGCAGCGTCGCCGACCGCGTGGTGGTGCTCTCGCACACCGGTCCGGACGTCACGGCCGAGCAGCGGCAGGAGCTGGAGGCGGCCGGCGTGGAGTTCGTCGACGGCGAGGTGGTCTCCCTCGAGCCCGTCGGCCACGGCGACGACGGCGACGTGCGGGTGCGGCTCGCCTCCGGCGCGGAGCTGGAGGTGGCAGCCGTGGTGGCGGCGTCCCGGGTGCGGGTGGACACCTCGCTGACCGGACAGCTCGGTGTGGCGGTCGCCGACGTCGAGGTGATGGGGACCGTCGCGGCGACCGGTGCGGTGACCGTGGACCCGACGGGCCTGACGAGCGCACCCGGCGTGTGGGCGGCGGGCAACGCCGCGGCCCCCATGGCCGTGGTGCCCGCGGTGACGGCCGCTGGCATGCAGGCCGGCGCCGCGATGACGATGGACCTGGCCCGCGAGGACGTCGCGGCCGCCCTCCTCCTGCAGGGAGCAGCACGATGA
- a CDS encoding DUF3626 domain-containing protein, which produces MLPARFLTLPWSDGALQGDQCQVGARRQSLKASSGVDVLTLRFDPAVRQAVAVEAWQRAVEHVTARVASTGGGPPLPSGAAVVVHLHPDRLAAATGRPVLAQLAADGRYRSQFQTGTSAGGLTAHPGGDRWRWESELFGGAYDAAPAGERPVYGALSLPGDDTRGPALRFGSCHLRLRPEVLDRVTLAFPDSALGPEALGTAASAPALVAATAARAGGGFDALDDYVEAHVHGQLLLARDVEAVVLDPCFRGTAVEVAAERIRATTGVALAWHPGCAVHVAELVGRPGCIAYRGGEVVQVALEVAAALTDDGVLSAEVVGRAVALERWDAQHLKQVWHCIARFGSPSPVGLP; this is translated from the coding sequence GCGACCAGTGCCAGGTCGGCGCGCGCCGTCAGTCGCTCAAGGCCTCCTCCGGCGTCGACGTCCTGACGCTCCGCTTCGACCCGGCGGTGCGACAGGCTGTCGCCGTGGAGGCGTGGCAGCGGGCGGTCGAGCACGTCACCGCGCGCGTGGCCAGCACCGGAGGCGGGCCACCGCTGCCCTCGGGCGCCGCCGTCGTCGTCCACCTCCACCCCGACCGGCTGGCGGCGGCGACCGGCCGGCCCGTGCTCGCCCAGCTGGCTGCCGACGGCCGGTACCGCTCGCAGTTCCAGACCGGCACGAGCGCCGGCGGGCTGACGGCCCACCCCGGCGGCGACAGGTGGCGCTGGGAGTCGGAGCTCTTCGGCGGGGCGTACGACGCCGCGCCCGCCGGCGAGCGCCCCGTCTACGGCGCCCTGTCCCTGCCCGGGGACGACACCCGCGGGCCGGCGCTGCGCTTCGGCTCCTGCCACCTGCGCCTGCGGCCCGAGGTGCTGGACCGGGTGACGCTGGCCTTCCCCGACAGCGCGCTCGGGCCGGAGGCGCTGGGGACGGCGGCCTCGGCGCCCGCCCTGGTCGCGGCGACCGCCGCGCGCGCGGGGGGCGGGTTCGACGCGCTCGACGACTACGTGGAGGCCCACGTCCACGGGCAGCTGCTGCTGGCGCGCGACGTCGAGGCGGTGGTGCTGGACCCCTGCTTCCGCGGCACCGCCGTCGAGGTGGCGGCTGAGCGGATCAGGGCGACGACGGGCGTCGCGCTCGCGTGGCACCCCGGATGCGCCGTCCACGTCGCCGAGCTGGTGGGGCGGCCGGGGTGCATCGCCTACCGCGGCGGGGAGGTCGTGCAGGTGGCGCTGGAGGTGGCTGCCGCGCTGACCGACGACGGGGTGCTCAGCGCGGAGGTGGTCGGCCGGGCGGTGGCGCTGGAGAGGTGGGACGCGCAGCACCTCAAGCAGGTGTGGCACTGCATCGCCCGGTTCGGCAGCCCGTCTCCGGTCGGCCTGCCGTGA
- a CDS encoding class I SAM-dependent methyltransferase encodes MSDHQHGHGQQHGHDHGGPRREMPPLPQSAEGLPAWWEELYSGADMRWSGSANARLVEAVAALEERGVTPGRALDLGCGEGGDVIWLAERGWTATGVDVAHAAVAKARSAAAARGVDVVLERHDLTETFPEGEFELVNAQFLQAPVGWPRAEVLRRAAASVARGGHLLVVDHADPPPWSQLDREAVGFPTPQQVLADLALDTGAGESWEVVRAEVSARPAAGPGGEHGHLNDSVVLVRRLP; translated from the coding sequence ATGAGCGACCACCAGCACGGCCACGGCCAGCAGCACGGCCACGACCACGGCGGGCCGCGGCGCGAGATGCCGCCGCTGCCCCAGTCCGCCGAGGGCCTGCCGGCGTGGTGGGAGGAGCTCTACAGCGGAGCGGACATGCGGTGGAGCGGGAGCGCCAACGCGCGCCTCGTCGAGGCCGTGGCGGCCCTGGAGGAGCGGGGCGTGACACCCGGGCGGGCGCTCGACCTGGGCTGCGGCGAGGGCGGTGATGTCATCTGGCTGGCCGAGCGCGGCTGGACGGCCACGGGCGTCGACGTGGCGCACGCCGCGGTCGCCAAGGCGCGCAGCGCGGCTGCGGCGAGGGGCGTCGACGTCGTCCTGGAGCGGCACGACCTGACCGAGACGTTCCCCGAGGGTGAGTTCGAGCTGGTGAACGCGCAGTTCCTCCAGGCCCCGGTGGGCTGGCCGCGCGCGGAGGTGCTGCGGCGGGCCGCGGCGTCGGTGGCGCGCGGCGGTCACCTGCTCGTCGTGGACCACGCCGACCCGCCGCCGTGGTCGCAGCTGGACCGCGAGGCGGTCGGCTTCCCGACGCCGCAGCAGGTCCTCGCCGACCTCGCCCTCGACACCGGTGCAGGTGAGAGCTGGGAAGTGGTGCGCGCGGAGGTGAGCGCCCGCCCGGCCGCCGGGCCCGGTGGGGAGCACGGGCACCTCAACGACAGCGTGGTGCTGGTCCGCCGCCTGCCCTGA
- a CDS encoding carbon-nitrogen hydrolase family protein, with protein sequence MLTPLRVAVAQPAVSRGDLAATAAAHAAAVARAAARLVVFPELSLTGYVLDAPAVALDDPVWEPLVAACAEHGSTALVGAPVAEEGGRRSIGVVAVDGGGVRVVYRKVHLYGDEVAAFSPGPGARVVEVDGWRVGLAVCRDTGIAEHTAATAALGVDLYAAGVVDLPEALPVIRSRAVGNALACRAPVAVASAAGAVGPRHGFPETAGGSAVHGADGALLAAAGAVEGEVVVVELEPRRG encoded by the coding sequence GTGCTGACCCCTCTGCGCGTCGCGGTGGCCCAGCCCGCCGTCTCCCGCGGCGACCTGGCGGCGACCGCCGCCGCCCACGCCGCGGCGGTCGCTCGCGCCGCCGCGCGGCTGGTGGTCTTCCCCGAGCTGTCGCTGACCGGGTACGTGCTGGACGCACCCGCCGTCGCGCTCGACGACCCCGTGTGGGAGCCGCTGGTCGCGGCCTGCGCCGAGCACGGCTCGACGGCGCTGGTCGGAGCGCCGGTCGCGGAGGAGGGCGGTCGGCGCTCCATCGGCGTCGTCGCGGTGGACGGAGGTGGTGTTCGGGTGGTCTACCGCAAGGTGCACCTCTACGGCGACGAGGTCGCTGCGTTCTCGCCCGGGCCGGGAGCGAGGGTGGTCGAGGTGGACGGCTGGCGCGTCGGGCTGGCGGTCTGCCGCGACACCGGGATCGCTGAGCACACCGCCGCGACCGCCGCGCTCGGCGTGGACCTGTACGCCGCGGGCGTGGTCGACCTGCCCGAGGCGCTGCCGGTGATCCGCTCTCGGGCGGTGGGGAACGCCCTGGCGTGCCGGGCGCCGGTCGCGGTGGCCAGTGCCGCTGGAGCGGTGGGGCCGCGGCACGGGTTCCCCGAGACGGCCGGGGGATCGGCGGTGCACGGCGCCGACGGCGCGCTGCTGGCTGCGGCCGGCGCGGTGGAGGGAGAGGTCGTCGTCGTCGAGCTGGAGCCCCGCCGTGGCTGA